The Spiroplasma clarkii genome has a window encoding:
- a CDS encoding DDE-type integrase/transposase/recombinase: MKRNYRGKRQMKTNKHIQDIIREAALSRDKAAKRELLIKSGGSRSWFYDAIKKYKEIGEAFFIHKNKNNKHAQKRTHMQALEISRIFRDEYLNCNFRDFMRYLKADKRYDYQWVSYSYIYNILRSKNHCSKLAHKKTIKLLAKEEELKNRPQSLLVPSSATERAKENIHIARPRTQRRGHVVEADATFWRFSDEEIWALHGYIDEASGEVLGLYFDHQETTEGYFNALKPVLKNYGTFEVLRTDKRRTFWSEKKESSPEDSRIQFAFVAKNLGIDIQSSISPQFKPRIERLWKTIKGTITTFMEQNKVTNINEANLVLPKFVEYLNNHVVTLQKDFTTNSFKKFEGDLNIILGHKSIRVVARDLTVTYEKKKYFICNFTTPLNIPRREIMIIQCCDGNLIASLGDNYYSMIEFDNEMLYKSKVVLENEGVKPEDMPQKIKNNSVWAQSNFIFFKKKYSSWYKKHSY, encoded by the coding sequence ATGAAAAGAAATTATAGAGGTAAAAGACAAATGAAAACCAACAAACATATACAAGATATTATTAGGGAGGCTGCTTTATCCAGGGATAAAGCAGCCAAAAGAGAACTTTTGATAAAAAGTGGTGGTAGTAGATCATGGTTTTATGATGCCATTAAAAAATACAAAGAAATTGGTGAGGCCTTCTTTATCCACAAAAATAAAAACAATAAGCATGCTCAAAAGCGAACCCATATGCAAGCACTAGAGATTAGCAGGATTTTTAGGGATGAGTACTTAAACTGTAATTTTAGGGATTTTATGCGCTATTTAAAAGCAGATAAAAGATATGACTATCAGTGGGTGAGTTATTCATATATTTACAATATTTTAAGATCTAAAAATCATTGCTCAAAACTGGCACATAAAAAAACTATCAAATTGTTAGCAAAAGAAGAAGAGTTGAAAAATAGACCTCAAAGTCTACTGGTTCCCTCCTCAGCTACAGAAAGAGCAAAAGAAAATATCCATATTGCAAGGCCAAGAACCCAAAGGCGTGGTCATGTTGTTGAAGCTGATGCTACATTTTGAAGATTCAGTGATGAGGAGATTTGGGCATTGCATGGTTATATTGATGAGGCAAGTGGAGAGGTTTTAGGATTATATTTTGATCATCAAGAAACTACTGAAGGTTATTTCAATGCTTTGAAACCGGTCTTAAAAAATTATGGGACTTTTGAAGTGCTAAGAACTGACAAACGCAGAACTTTTTGGAGTGAAAAAAAAGAATCTTCGCCCGAAGATTCTCGAATTCAGTTTGCATTTGTAGCTAAAAACTTAGGTATTGACATCCAATCATCAATTTCACCACAATTCAAACCAAGGATTGAAAGGCTCTGAAAAACCATTAAAGGTACAATCACTACCTTTATGGAACAAAATAAAGTCACAAATATTAATGAGGCCAATCTAGTCTTACCAAAATTTGTTGAGTATTTAAATAATCATGTTGTAACCCTTCAAAAAGATTTTACTACAAATTCATTCAAAAAATTTGAGGGAGATCTAAATATTATTTTGGGACACAAATCAATTAGAGTGGTTGCAAGAGATCTAACTGTTACCTATGAAAAGAAAAAGTACTTTATATGCAATTTCACAACACCATTAAATATACCTAGACGAGAGATTATGATAATTCAATGTTGTGATGGTAACCTTATCGCATCACTTGGTGATAACTATTATAGTATGATTGAATTTGATAATGAAATGCTCTACAAATCAAAAGTTGTTCTTGAAAATGAAGGAGTGAAACCTGAAGATATGCCACAAAAAATTAAAAACAACTCTGTCTGAGCTCAATCAAACTTTATCTTTTTTAAGAAAAAATACTCAAGTTGATATAAAAAGCACTCCTATTAA
- a CDS encoding lipoprotein has translation MKKLLIILTSTLLVTTSTVTVVACGADSTPDLDNWQDNNVEYELFGKSFKSKAEAVEHFMKNDTKIETSKNYKNEITLGNSSFKTTAEMLNQIESSKVISKAKTYKDPKNYLTDSLGSVSASGVVNKIDAVNVYQDVNGNAVYSGSDEMSKNDVISSYTNKIKSGYEADGLFFKSREQVTAYYQNKYEGEEIKLEQKKYHKLGNLWYDKESFENNLEKSIVKTVEYNGHRISEENKFNLSKLKLKESDLDKITKIEKRPGMYYLEAVSDDEGTLDIEGGNFHRTSKNIAELIEDKENWSLVSTSTEGLADAGFNAALSEMALSTGSIGFELSSTEGNSKPNKIINFFESLAVYYKKFNQYVDEISMSSSSKLASIFGKAASKSKIDKLAVDTEKVKAIFEKYQIAQEINALWNNLISFHSIDQNKKMVVTLHNIRELLRSLDVSQSDSNVIDEFMYATLLALNVSSFKKINKAHNTNNSDLVISHEWIEFVNDAKTRGELYNVLDLLMDSGYFTGKNNSANNSLGIKKTFDKFLDIVNIKTKDLLQLAKLYQKHLEDIGKQIKSTAEFAKILKKRILYVEAAITILNMIPGKTTENWEFVIPDTKNTIKYKKSSWFWEKNEFNPRNIMLALEIAKPKNTTTYLYNEKYFTSYAEAEYRMKRDIVDNLFADEKNIEYGSKYFEQIFETDKSKLLERISKLVEKMTAYSDGFGETFSNSDAAINSALRKISDQEFVKAYKYDYLGSYLYEYSYDAIYKKVLETIDLETKAVEFSDYLATNKFEKLENLDNDGYDLYQFKFNGKNYYFDNYNGAIVKYMHLNDYANVFIQVNSATYELNGLMFYNENQFQEYLLDNIKEVV, from the coding sequence ATGAAAAAATTATTAATAATATTAACAAGTACACTACTTGTAACTACTTCCACTGTTACAGTAGTAGCTTGTGGAGCTGATTCAACTCCAGATTTAGATAACTGACAAGATAATAATGTTGAATATGAATTATTTGGTAAAAGTTTTAAATCCAAAGCAGAAGCAGTTGAACATTTTATGAAAAATGATACTAAAATTGAAACAAGTAAAAATTATAAAAATGAAATCACATTAGGAAACTCAAGTTTCAAAACCACTGCAGAAATGTTAAACCAGATTGAATCAAGTAAAGTAATTTCAAAAGCAAAAACTTATAAAGATCCAAAAAATTACTTAACTGACTCATTAGGTTCAGTTTCAGCAAGTGGAGTTGTTAACAAAATTGATGCAGTTAATGTTTATCAGGATGTAAATGGTAATGCAGTTTACTCTGGAAGTGATGAGATGAGTAAAAATGATGTGATTAGTTCTTATACAAATAAAATTAAGAGTGGTTACGAAGCAGATGGTTTGTTCTTTAAAAGTAGAGAACAAGTAACTGCTTACTACCAAAATAAATATGAAGGTGAAGAAATTAAATTAGAACAAAAAAAATATCATAAGTTAGGAAACCTTTGGTATGACAAAGAAAGCTTTGAAAATAACCTAGAAAAAAGTATTGTTAAAACAGTTGAGTATAATGGTCATAGAATAAGCGAAGAAAATAAATTTAATTTGTCTAAACTAAAATTGAAAGAAAGTGATTTAGATAAGATTACTAAAATTGAAAAAAGACCTGGAATGTATTACCTGGAAGCAGTTTCTGACGATGAGGGAACATTAGATATTGAGGGTGGTAACTTTCATAGAACTTCAAAAAACATTGCAGAACTAATTGAAGATAAAGAAAACTGAAGTTTAGTTTCAACATCAACAGAAGGATTGGCTGATGCAGGATTTAATGCTGCTCTTAGTGAAATGGCATTATCTACTGGATCAATTGGGTTTGAACTAAGCTCAACTGAAGGTAATTCTAAACCAAATAAAATCATAAATTTCTTTGAATCACTAGCAGTTTATTATAAAAAATTTAATCAATATGTTGATGAAATTTCAATGTCTTCTAGTTCAAAGTTAGCTTCAATATTTGGTAAAGCAGCTAGCAAGTCAAAAATAGATAAGTTAGCAGTGGATACTGAAAAAGTTAAAGCAATCTTTGAGAAATATCAAATTGCTCAAGAGATTAATGCTTTATGAAATAACCTAATTTCATTTCACAGTATTGATCAAAATAAAAAAATGGTTGTAACTTTGCATAATATTAGAGAATTGTTGAGGAGTTTAGATGTTTCACAATCTGACTCTAATGTAATTGATGAGTTTATGTATGCAACTTTACTTGCACTTAATGTAAGTAGTTTTAAGAAAATAAATAAAGCTCACAATACAAACAATAGTGATTTAGTTATAAGTCATGAATGAATTGAATTTGTGAATGATGCCAAAACAAGAGGGGAACTTTACAATGTCTTAGATTTACTAATGGACTCAGGTTATTTTACAGGTAAAAATAATAGTGCTAATAATTCATTAGGAATTAAAAAAACTTTTGATAAGTTTTTAGATATTGTCAATATTAAGACTAAGGATTTGCTTCAGTTAGCAAAACTTTATCAAAAACATCTTGAAGATATTGGGAAACAAATCAAGTCAACAGCAGAGTTTGCCAAAATTCTTAAAAAAAGAATTCTTTATGTTGAAGCTGCAATAACAATTTTAAACATGATTCCTGGAAAAACAACTGAAAATTGAGAATTTGTTATTCCAGATACAAAAAATACTATTAAGTATAAAAAATCATCTTGATTTTGAGAAAAAAATGAATTTAACCCAAGAAACATTATGCTGGCTTTAGAAATTGCCAAACCAAAAAATACTACAACATATCTATATAATGAGAAATACTTTACAAGTTATGCAGAAGCAGAGTACCGTATGAAAAGAGATATTGTAGATAACTTGTTTGCTGATGAAAAGAACATTGAGTATGGTTCAAAATATTTTGAACAAATTTTTGAAACAGATAAAAGTAAATTACTAGAAAGAATTTCAAAATTAGTTGAGAAAATGACAGCTTATAGTGATGGATTTGGTGAAACCTTTAGTAATTCAGATGCAGCAATCAATAGTGCTTTAAGAAAAATTTCAGACCAAGAATTTGTTAAAGCATATAAATATGATTACTTAGGAAGCTATTTGTATGAATACAGTTATGATGCAATCTACAAAAAAGTTCTTGAAACAATAGACCTTGAAACTAAAGCGGTTGAATTTAGTGATTACCTAGCCACAAACAAATTTGAAAAATTAGAAAACCTAGATAATGATGGTTATGATTTATACCAATTTAAGTTTAATGGTAAAAATTATTATTTTGATAATTACAATGGGGCTATTGTTAAATATATGCACTTGAATGATTATGCAAATGTCTTTATTCAAGTTAACTCAGCCACATATGAATTAAATGGTTTAATGTTTTACAATGAAAATCAATTTCAAGAATATCTTTTAGATAACATTAAGGAGGTAGTTTAA